AGCTTGGCAAAGATCGCAAAACCAGAGCCCCGGAAATGATCCGATACAACCTGCATCTTGATCGGGTTGCGCAGGTCGGGTTTGTCGGTGCCATACCACAGCGCCGCATCCTTGTAGGAAATCTGCTCCCAGGTCTGGTCAACCATGCGCCCACCGCCGAATTCTTCGAACACACCCGCGATAACGGGCTGGATCGTGTCAAACACATCCTGCTGCTCGACAAAGGACATCTCCAGATCAAGCTGGTAGAAATCCGTGGGCGAGCGATCCGCGCGCGGGTCTTCATCACGAAAACACGGCGCGATCTGGAAATACTTGTCAAAGCCGCTGACCATGATCAGTTGCTTGAACTGCTGGGGGGCTTGGGGCAGGGCATAGAACTTGCCCGGATGCAGACGCGACGGCACCAGAAAATCGCGTGCGCCTTCGGGCGAGGACGCGGTGATAATCGGCGTCTGGTATTCCCGAAACCCCTGATCCCACATGCGCTTGCGCATCGATGCCACAACGTCCGAGCGCAGGGTCATATTGGCCTGCATCGCCTCGCGGCGCAGATCAAGGTAGCGGTATTTCAGGCGGGTTTCTTCGGGGTATTCCTGATCGCCAAATACCATCAAGGGCAGTTCCCTGGCCGCGCCCAGCACCTCGATATCGCGAATGAACACTTCAATCTCGCCGGTGGGGATCTTCGCATTCACAAGGCTTTCGTCGCGCGCCATGACATTGCCATCGATGCGGATGCACCACTCGCTGCGGACCTTTTCAATCTCGGCGAACACCGGACTGTCGGGGTCGGCCATCACCTGCGTGATTCCGTAATGGTCGCGCAGGTCGATAAACAGCAGCCCGCCATGATCGCGCACACGATGCACCCAGCCCGACAAACGGACATTTTCGCCAACGTTGGCTTTGGTCAGATCGGCACAGGTATGGCTGCGATAGGCGTGCATGGGGTCGGTCCCTTCGGGGTCGGTGAATTCAGTCGGGCTGATACACCGCGCGCGGGCTTGGAAGTCAAGCGATTAAGGCCCGCCCCGCATTGCCACCACCGTCACACCCCCGCTTCATCTTGGCCAAAAAACTCTCCCCGAAGGGCCGATCCGCCAAGAAGAGCACTTGCACCTGCCCACCCCTTCCCTATAACCCACGACAATTTGCAAATCACAGGGGGCTGCCATGCCAAAACGTACCGACATCCAGTCGATCATGATCATTGGCGCGGGTCCTATCGTGATCGGCCAGGCCTGCGAATTTGACTACTCGGGTGCACAGGCCTGCAAGGCGCTGCGCGAGGAAGGCTACCGCGTCATCCTCGTCAACTCGAACCCGGCGACGATCATGACCGATCCGGGCCTTGCGGATGCCACCTATATCGAACCGATCACCCCCGAGGTCGTGGCCAAGATCATCGAAAAGGAACGCCCCGATGCGCTGCTGCCGACGATGGGCGGACAAACCGGCCTGAATACCGCGCTGGCGCTGGCTGATCTTGGCGTGCTGGAAAAATTCGGCGTCGAAATGATCGGTGCCAAACGCGAAGCCATCGAAATGGCCGAAGACCGCAAGCTGTTCCGCGAAGCGATGG
This portion of the Octadecabacter sp. SW4 genome encodes:
- the aspS gene encoding aspartate--tRNA ligase, yielding MHAYRSHTCADLTKANVGENVRLSGWVHRVRDHGGLLFIDLRDHYGITQVMADPDSPVFAEIEKVRSEWCIRIDGNVMARDESLVNAKIPTGEIEVFIRDIEVLGAARELPLMVFGDQEYPEETRLKYRYLDLRREAMQANMTLRSDVVASMRKRMWDQGFREYQTPIITASSPEGARDFLVPSRLHPGKFYALPQAPQQFKQLIMVSGFDKYFQIAPCFRDEDPRADRSPTDFYQLDLEMSFVEQQDVFDTIQPVIAGVFEEFGGGRMVDQTWEQISYKDAALWYGTDKPDLRNPIKMQVVSDHFRGSGFAIFAKLLEQEGTEIRAIPAPTGGSRKFCDRMNAFAQKEGLPGMGYIFWREKTADAVAQEMGITVKEAQAKMKSGEVAGGMEAAGPLAKNIGPERTEAIRQQLGLNVGDAAFFLGGKPKAFEGVAGRARAEIGNELGLTDLNRFAFAWIVDFPIYERDEETGKVDFEHNPFSMPQGGMAALEGDPLEVLGYQYDLACNGYELVSGAIRNHKPEIMFKAFEIAGYGKAEVEKRFGGMVNAFQYGAPPHGGCAAGIDRIVMLLADEANIREVIMFPMNQRAEDLMMNAPSEPQNEQMRELHLRTIPVED